In Polaribacter sp. L3A8, a genomic segment contains:
- a CDS encoding serine O-acetyltransferase: protein MLKNKANLKYFLNQDAKANDIVILNGYERFLTIFTPNLLWLFIKYLRHYEYYLNANKKDILSRIKRKYYLVKYKKLSYKLGFSIPPNVFGPGVRIPHYGTIVIHPFVKIGANCVIQTGVNIGVNNGGVPTLGDNVYIGPGAKLFGNIIIGNDVAIGANTVVTKSFSQSNITIVGVPAKIIKNQKADER from the coding sequence ATGCTTAAAAATAAGGCTAATCTTAAATACTTTCTTAACCAAGATGCTAAAGCTAATGATATTGTTATTTTAAATGGTTACGAAAGGTTTTTAACAATATTTACTCCTAATTTATTATGGTTATTTATTAAGTATTTAAGACATTATGAGTATTATTTAAATGCAAATAAAAAGGATATATTATCTAGAATAAAAAGAAAGTATTATTTAGTTAAATACAAAAAACTTAGCTATAAATTAGGCTTTTCTATACCACCAAATGTTTTTGGACCAGGTGTAAGAATACCACATTACGGAACAATAGTAATTCATCCTTTTGTAAAAATAGGAGCTAATTGTGTAATACAAACTGGGGTTAATATTGGTGTTAATAATGGAGGCGTTCCTACTCTTGGAGATAATGTATATATTGGTCCGGGGGCAAAATTATTTGGTAATATAATAATAGGTAATGATGTTGCAATTGGTGCAAATACAGTTGTAACAAAATCTTTTTCGCAATCGAATATAACTATTGTTGGTGTTCCTGCTAAAATAATAAAGAATCAAAAGGCAGATGAAAGATAA
- a CDS encoding lipopolysaccharide biosynthesis protein: MTSLKKKSLTGLIWDFVGKLGLQGVGFFVSIILARILLPEDFGLLAIITVFINLANVFLDFGFSTALVQRSKVTEEHYASVFFMNVIMGFFLAGLVFLAAPFVANFYEKEVLTDLIKVMSLSFVINSFGNVTRAYLRRAMNFKLMSITSLISAFISGFIAVFMAYNGFGIWSLVTQILISEILNNTLIYFLSKFRFKLVFSITAVKELWGFSSKIFLTGILDTIFINLDSLIIGKILNPVTLGYYYRSKSLENFSFRYTATTLSNILLPSLSSIKNEPIFYKTTVLKLFKLISFISFLACGLLLVGAHEIIVLLFSEKWEPSVILFQIIIFGAFAPQIFNLFYNILLSKGLSGLYLKINIFNKVLFFANFGFLFYANLNSYLIGFVCAQILVFITGLIIISKKINFKNQLYFISIKNIAIYLISLAIVLTLKSYFYLQILLLDLIIFTTTFLGVFLAFYFLFMKNDFILIINEIKELLNIKKKNA, from the coding sequence ATGACAAGTTTAAAGAAAAAAAGTTTAACAGGTCTTATTTGGGATTTTGTTGGTAAGTTAGGATTGCAAGGTGTTGGCTTTTTTGTTTCAATTATTTTGGCAAGAATTTTATTGCCAGAAGATTTTGGATTGTTAGCTATAATTACAGTTTTTATAAATCTAGCAAATGTGTTTTTAGATTTTGGATTTAGCACAGCGTTGGTACAACGAAGTAAAGTAACTGAAGAACATTATGCTTCAGTTTTTTTTATGAATGTAATTATGGGTTTTTTTTTAGCAGGACTCGTTTTTTTAGCAGCTCCTTTTGTTGCAAACTTTTATGAAAAAGAGGTGTTAACAGACTTAATTAAAGTTATGTCTTTAAGTTTTGTAATAAATTCTTTTGGTAATGTAACAAGAGCTTATTTAAGAAGAGCAATGAATTTTAAATTAATGTCTATTACAAGTCTTATATCTGCTTTTATTAGTGGTTTTATTGCGGTATTTATGGCTTATAATGGTTTTGGTATATGGAGTTTAGTTACACAAATATTAATTTCTGAAATACTTAATAATACTTTAATTTATTTTTTAAGTAAATTTAGATTTAAATTAGTTTTTAGTATTACAGCAGTAAAAGAATTATGGGGTTTTAGTTCCAAAATTTTTTTAACAGGAATTCTAGATACAATTTTTATCAATTTAGATTCTTTGATAATAGGAAAAATTTTAAATCCTGTAACTTTAGGTTATTATTATAGGTCAAAGTCTTTAGAAAATTTTTCATTTAGATATACAGCAACTACTTTGTCTAATATATTATTACCTAGTTTAAGTTCAATTAAAAATGAACCAATTTTTTATAAAACTACTGTTTTAAAACTTTTTAAACTTATATCATTTATATCTTTTTTAGCCTGTGGTTTACTATTGGTGGGAGCACATGAAATTATTGTACTGTTATTTTCAGAAAAATGGGAACCTTCTGTTATACTATTTCAAATAATTATATTTGGAGCTTTTGCTCCACAGATTTTTAATTTGTTTTATAATATTTTATTAAGCAAAGGATTATCTGGTTTGTATCTAAAGATTAACATATTTAATAAAGTGTTGTTTTTTGCAAATTTTGGTTTCTTATTTTATGCAAACTTAAATAGTTATTTAATAGGTTTTGTTTGTGCTCAAATTCTTGTTTTTATTACAGGTTTAATTATAATTTCAAAAAAAATAAATTTTAAAAACCAACTCTATTTTATTTCTATTAAAAACATAGCCATTTATTTAATTTCGTTAGCAATTGTTCTTACGCTAAAGAGTTATTTTTACTTGCAAATTTTGCTGTTAGATCTTATAATATTTACAACTACTTTTTTAGGTGTGTTTTTAGCTTTTTATTTTTTATTTATGAAGAATGATTTTATTCTAATAATTAATGAAATAAAAGAATTATTAAATATTAAAAAGAAGAATGCTTAA
- a CDS encoding UpxY family transcription antiterminator encodes MNTLKKRKEEVKWFAVYTRPKTEKKVEERLSAAGFDTFLPLQTVEKKWSDRKKRMKVPLINSYVFVKSTCKNLGQIYSIPGVINILKYLGNYAVVKDSEIENLRILSTNSHFKTTIRSIPVHVVKGAKVTVAEGPFKGLYGVYQDKAGKNKVIIVMETLGSCVEVTLPLKCLQTV; translated from the coding sequence GTGAATACATTAAAAAAAAGAAAAGAAGAAGTAAAGTGGTTTGCTGTTTATACAAGACCTAAAACTGAAAAAAAAGTAGAGGAAAGACTTTCTGCTGCTGGATTTGATACTTTTTTACCATTACAAACGGTAGAAAAAAAATGGAGTGACCGGAAAAAAAGAATGAAAGTACCATTAATAAATTCTTATGTATTTGTAAAATCAACCTGTAAAAATTTGGGACAGATCTATTCAATACCTGGGGTTATTAATATTTTAAAATATTTAGGAAATTATGCGGTTGTTAAAGATTCTGAAATTGAAAATTTAAGAATATTGTCTACAAACAGTCATTTTAAAACAACTATCCGTTCTATACCCGTTCATGTTGTTAAAGGGGCAAAAGTTACGGTTGCAGAAGGCCCTTTTAAAGGTTTATATGGGGTTTACCAAGATAAAGCAGGTAAAAATAAGGTAATTATTGTTATGGAAACTTTAGGTAGTTGTGTAGAAGTAACGTTGCCTTTAAAATGCTTGCAAACAGTTTAG
- a CDS encoding LysE family translocator, translating to MGIENFITFMLTALVFVMTPGIDTVFVLNKSIVQGRKSGVQAAFGINTGVLAHTVFAALGLSVLLSKSDVAFTAIKYIGFVYLIYLGFLKLKNNKEVLNITNNTSKNKKVKSDFWSGFLTNTLNPKVALFFLAFFPQFIAPDQIENPVPFILLGITFALIGTVWYLGLTFFATTFTDKIKNNPNFNRYLNKISGIVFILMGIKIILT from the coding sequence ATGGGAATTGAGAATTTTATAACTTTTATGTTGACTGCATTGGTTTTTGTAATGACACCCGGAATTGATACCGTATTTGTGTTAAATAAATCGATTGTACAAGGAAGAAAATCTGGCGTACAAGCTGCATTCGGAATAAATACAGGTGTTTTAGCGCATACTGTATTTGCTGCTTTAGGTTTGTCTGTATTATTGTCTAAATCTGATGTTGCTTTTACAGCAATTAAATATATTGGGTTTGTTTACTTAATTTATTTAGGATTTTTAAAGCTTAAGAACAATAAAGAAGTTTTAAATATTACGAATAATACATCAAAAAATAAAAAAGTAAAAAGCGATTTTTGGTCAGGATTTTTAACTAACACGTTAAACCCTAAAGTTGCATTATTCTTTTTAGCGTTCTTTCCCCAGTTTATTGCACCAGATCAAATAGAAAATCCAGTTCCTTTTATATTATTAGGTATCACTTTTGCGCTTATTGGTACCGTTTGGTATTTAGGTTTAACCTTTTTTGCAACTACTTTTACAGATAAAATTAAAAACAACCCTAATTTTAATAGATACTTAAATAAGATAAGCGGAATTGTTTTTATCTTAATGGGTATTAAAATAATACTCACTTAA
- a CDS encoding LysR substrate-binding domain-containing protein, protein MTIQQIKYFLTLSNELHFWKTSEKMFISQSSLSRQIQALENELGIQLFERDKRNVKLTDAGKFLQKKWTTTIKELDQVHRQAKKIDEGVAGFVSISYPGSIAFKFLPNFLEIINSNLPDLKLELIEPTDKTHEKLLLNYDTDIAFSRDSIKNINISTHKLSSEPICLVVPKNHWLTKESLDNLKELKDEKFIIAGLHQTTFFASLLRNFFDTYGFEPKTIIESDFGGMILNLVSRGLGISILPLSYKHGEFQNVRFIELHEKIDLFVNWRKNDPNKTINTIIDLTKSIEE, encoded by the coding sequence ATGACGATTCAACAAATAAAATATTTTTTAACCTTATCTAATGAACTTCATTTTTGGAAAACTTCCGAGAAGATGTTTATTTCTCAATCATCATTAAGCAGACAAATTCAGGCTTTAGAAAACGAACTAGGAATTCAGCTTTTTGAAAGAGATAAAAGAAATGTAAAGCTAACAGATGCAGGTAAATTTCTACAAAAAAAATGGACTACAACCATAAAAGAACTTGACCAAGTTCATAGACAAGCAAAAAAAATTGATGAAGGAGTAGCTGGTTTTGTTTCTATCAGTTATCCTGGTTCTATTGCTTTTAAATTTCTACCAAATTTCCTTGAAATTATCAATTCTAATTTACCCGATTTAAAATTAGAATTGATAGAGCCCACAGACAAAACACACGAAAAACTATTATTAAATTACGATACGGATATTGCTTTTAGTAGAGATTCCATCAAAAACATAAACATTAGTACACATAAATTATCATCAGAACCCATCTGTTTGGTGGTTCCTAAAAACCATTGGCTAACTAAAGAATCTTTAGATAATTTAAAGGAATTAAAAGACGAGAAATTTATTATTGCTGGCTTGCATCAAACAACGTTTTTTGCGTCACTTTTAAGAAATTTTTTCGACACCTACGGTTTTGAACCTAAAACGATTATTGAGTCTGATTTTGGAGGAATGATTTTAAACCTAGTTTCTCGTGGATTGGGAATTTCTATTTTACCACTATCTTACAAACATGGCGAGTTTCAAAATGTTCGGTTTATTGAGCTACATGAAAAAATAGACTTATTTGTCAATTGGAGAAAAAATGATCCTAATAAAACAATAAATACAATTATTGATCTTACAAAATCAATAGAAGAATAA